A single genomic interval of Macadamia integrifolia cultivar HAES 741 chromosome 6, SCU_Mint_v3, whole genome shotgun sequence harbors:
- the LOC122080782 gene encoding elongation factor G-1, mitochondrial-like (The sequence of the model RefSeq protein was modified relative to this genomic sequence to represent the inferred CDS: added 100 bases not found in genome assembly): MARSVRSSATRLLYALSSESTLSSSSSPFAVLVFENGQRRRFSVGNLARAKEEKEAWWKEAMEKLRNIGISAHIDSGKTTLTERVLYYTGRIHEIHEVRGRDGVGAKMDSMDLEREKGITIQSAATYCTWNGYQVNIIDTPGHVDFTIEVERALRVLDGAILVLCSVGGVQSQSITVDRQMRRYEVPRVAFINKLDRMGADPWKVLSQARSKLRHHSAAVQVPIGLEEDFQGLVDLVQSKALYFHGSSGENIVISDIPTNMEALVAEKRRELIEVVSEVDDQLAEAFLNDEPISPNDLEMAIRRATIARKFVPVFMGSAFKNKGVQPLLDGVISYLPCPAEVSNYALDQTKNEEKVTLSGTPVGPLVALAFKLEEGRFGQLTYLRIYEGVIRKGDFIININTGKKIKVPRLVRMHSDEMEDIQEAHAGQIVAVFGVDCASGDTFTDGSVKYTMTSMSVPEPVMSLAVSPVSKDSGGQFSKALNRFQREDPTFRVGLDAESGQTIISGMGELHLDIYVERMRREYKVDATVGKPRVNFRETVTRRAEFDYLHKKQTGGQGQYGRVCGYIEPLPEGSSTKFEFENMIIGQAIPSNFIPAIE; the protein is encoded by the exons ATGGCGAGATCGGTAAGATCTTCTGCAACTCGTCTCCTTTATGCTCTAAGCTCAGAGAGCACCCTTTCCTCTTCGTCATCGCCGTTTGCTGTTCTCGTATTCGAAAATGGCCAACGACGGAGATTCTCTGTGGGTAATTTGGCTCGAgccaaggaagaaaaggaagctTGGTGGAAGGAAGCCATGGAGAAGCTTCGGAACATTGGTATTTCTGCACATATTGATTCGGGTAAGACTACACTCACTGAACGGGTTCTGTATTATACTGGAAGAATTCACGAGATTCATGAGGTTAGAGGAAGAGATGGTGTTGGTGCAAAGATGgattccatggatttagaaagagagaagggtATTACGATCCAATCTGCTGCCACTTACTGCACCTGGAATGGTTATCAG GTTAATATAATTGACACTCCAGGCCATGTCGATTTCACCATTGAAGTAGAAAGGGCTCTACGTGTTCTTGATGGTGCCATACTTGTCCTTTGTAGTGTTGGTGGTGTACAAAGTCAGTCTATTACTGTTGATCGGCAAATGAGAAGATATGAAGTTCCTAGGGTTGCATTTATTAACAAACTTGATCGTATGGGAGCAGACCCATGGAAGGTCCTCAGCCAG GCAAGGTCTAAACTCCGACATCATAGTGCAGCAGTGCAAGTTCCTATAGGATTGGAAGAGGATTTTCAGGGTCTCGTGGACCTTGTCCAGTCAAAAGCTTTGTACTTTCATGGTTCCAGTGG TGAGAACATTGTCATCTCAGACATTCCTACCAATATGGAGGCTTTAGTTGCAGAAAAGCGGCGTGAACTAATAGAAGTGGTGTCTGAGGTTGATGATCAACTTGCTGAAGCTTTCCTTAATGATGAGCCTATATCGCCTAATGATCTTGAG ATGGCAATCCGCAGGGCTACAATTGCACGCAAATTTGTACCAGTGTTCATGGGTAGCGCGTTCAAAAACAAG GGAGTACAACCTCTGCTTGATGGGGTGATTAGTTATTTGCCATGTCCAGCTGAAGTTAGTAATTATGCTCTTGACCAAACCAAGAATGAAGAGAAG GTTACATTATCTGGAACTCCAGTTGGACCTCTTGTCGCATTAGCTTTCAAGTTGGAAGAAGGGCGTTTTGGTCAGTTGACTTATTTAAG GATCTACGAAGGTGTAATCCGAAAGGGTGACTTTATAATCAACATAAACACTGGCAAGAAAATTAAG GTTCCTCGTTTGGTACGTATGCATTCTGATGAGATGGAG GACATTCAAGAGGCACATGCTGGGCAAATAGTTGCTGTATTTGGTGTGGATTGTGCATCAG GAGACACCTTTACTGATGGATCAGTTAAATACACTATGACTTCTATGAGTGTCCCTGAGCCAGTAATGTCATTAGCTGTTTCACCTGTGTCCAAAGATTCTGGTGGACAA TTTTCGAAAGCACTGAATCGCTTTCAGAGAGAGGATCCAACTTTTCGTGTTGGTTTGGATGCTGAGAGTGGGcag ACAATAATTTCGGGAATGGGAGAGCTACATTTGGACATTTATGTTGAGCGCATGAGGAGGGAGTATAAG GTCGATGCAACTGTTGGAAAGCCTCGTGTTAACTTCAGAGAGACTGTTACTCGGCGTGCTGAATTTGATTATTTGCATAAGAAGCAAACTGGAGGACAGGGTCAGTATGGAAGAGTATGCGG